The following are encoded in a window of Telmatobacter sp. DSM 110680 genomic DNA:
- a CDS encoding TonB-dependent receptor — translation MKNVLKILALVVLIVAPFISIELSAQVETGQLAGTVTDPTGAVLAGATVTAKNTGTNAVRNEITSETGAYRITGLEPATYEVVIQSTSFQPYTAKVQITVGGHVTLDAKLSVGSSTTQVEVVGEGGSQVNTQTQELSQIVNEEQISRLPSLTRNPYDFVALSGNVSSGDSSSSGDSRSNNTYQNGPSSTRAVGFSINGQRASGTEVLLDGVEYISVFGDGIGVYVPVDAVREFRITTSNFEAQYGRASGGIVNVSTKAGSNAFHGGLWEFNRLAAYTSNTETNDQINSAFLAQGGTGALPAPKGQYTRNQFGFAVGGPVMKDKLFFFGSTEWTRVRSGATLTAAVPTSEFLSRTASSSQDFFNTYGGNNKFTFTKTYLSGPSGIGSFVGVPDGTPVFGQVSFNAPANAGGGVPQNTYNIVGRGDYVHSDKTQMFFRYVNYDEVDQSGGVFASPYPQYNVGETFQDTAYLFSLSHVFNPSLITSTKLSFSRLNTFQTYDAKLQNSPVLITSVNAQVPGTSTFIQLPGFFDENPAVGGLPFGGPQNTIQWNQDLNWTKGSHSMQFGGQLLYIQDNQAYGAFAQATEQLGATAASGIQNLVNGVLTNFQAAVNPKGSVPCVKNPYTGALTQTSACSINLPATAPSFARSERFHDWAAYAQDSYRVLPKLTLNFGVRYEYYGVQHNNNRNLDSNYYYGSGSDYYHQIRNGQVLTTPNSPIHGLWQPQYGTVSPRAGFAYDLLGDGKTSLRGGAGISYERNFGNVTFNVIQNPPNYAVIVLNGVPVTSSNTGPLEGSSGSVPLPPTSLRNVDENIRTAQTQFYSLALEHQLARNTMVSVQYAGARGIHLYDIKNINGLGSGNVFAGDPLTDGNGHVALTRLNNQYSNINNRGSNGDSHYQAMNIQFQATNLYHSWLSLVANYTLAHATDELSTAFSETNNAFFLLGYMNPFKPSLDYGNSDLDIRHRLVVAPIYSSQFFAGSHGAMKQALFGWQISGIYSVRTGTPFPYFDSTNDSQAGQGYNVPRYTPSTPISNHTFKSTHGADGGGQNAYVIGNLAPAVSFSNPNLVIPTFPNGISDWGPYPTNMTARNEFRGPGAWNLDAALSKTFPIHERLNLVFRAEGFDVFNHHNLYIQESLDDVANVGYGVPVPITASKGGIGNNGGANDERRFGQFSLAINF, via the coding sequence ATGAAGAATGTTCTGAAGATTCTTGCCCTCGTAGTCTTGATCGTGGCTCCTTTCATCTCAATCGAATTGTCAGCGCAGGTTGAGACCGGCCAACTCGCCGGAACTGTTACGGATCCCACGGGTGCTGTATTGGCCGGAGCGACTGTAACGGCGAAGAACACTGGTACCAACGCAGTGCGGAACGAGATCACTTCGGAGACCGGCGCTTACAGAATCACCGGTCTTGAGCCCGCCACCTATGAAGTCGTGATTCAATCAACAAGTTTTCAGCCATACACCGCCAAGGTGCAGATAACGGTGGGCGGGCATGTCACGCTTGACGCCAAACTTTCGGTCGGCAGCAGTACTACGCAGGTTGAAGTAGTCGGCGAGGGCGGTTCACAGGTCAATACCCAGACGCAGGAACTATCCCAGATCGTCAATGAAGAGCAAATATCCCGTTTGCCTAGCCTGACACGCAATCCTTATGATTTCGTGGCATTGTCGGGCAATGTGTCGTCGGGCGACAGTTCTTCAAGTGGCGATTCAAGATCGAACAATACTTATCAAAACGGACCAAGCTCGACGCGTGCTGTTGGTTTCAGCATTAACGGCCAGCGAGCAAGCGGCACGGAAGTATTGCTAGATGGCGTGGAATACATATCCGTATTTGGCGATGGCATCGGTGTCTATGTTCCGGTCGATGCGGTGCGGGAATTTCGTATAACTACAAGCAACTTTGAAGCACAGTACGGTAGGGCATCCGGTGGTATCGTCAATGTCTCCACCAAAGCCGGTTCGAATGCTTTCCACGGAGGCCTCTGGGAGTTCAATCGCCTCGCGGCATACACCTCGAACACCGAGACAAACGACCAGATCAATTCCGCATTCTTAGCCCAGGGCGGAACGGGCGCCCTTCCGGCGCCTAAAGGACAATACACTCGAAATCAATTTGGATTCGCAGTGGGTGGCCCGGTGATGAAAGACAAGCTTTTCTTCTTTGGTAGTACCGAATGGACACGCGTACGTAGCGGCGCTACTCTCACCGCTGCCGTGCCGACATCGGAGTTCCTGTCGCGCACCGCCTCAAGCAGTCAAGACTTCTTCAATACCTACGGAGGAAACAACAAATTTACGTTTACCAAGACCTATCTGTCTGGTCCCAGTGGGATCGGTTCATTCGTTGGAGTTCCAGACGGTACGCCGGTCTTTGGTCAGGTCTCGTTCAATGCTCCAGCCAATGCCGGCGGAGGTGTGCCTCAAAATACGTACAATATTGTCGGTCGTGGTGACTACGTTCATAGCGATAAGACCCAGATGTTTTTTCGTTATGTGAACTACGACGAGGTCGACCAATCTGGTGGTGTTTTCGCCTCACCATATCCGCAATACAACGTGGGCGAGACCTTCCAGGACACGGCGTATCTCTTTAGTCTTTCTCACGTCTTCAATCCAAGCCTCATTACCAGCACGAAGCTTAGCTTCAGCCGGCTGAACACGTTCCAGACCTACGACGCGAAGCTGCAGAATTCGCCTGTCCTCATCACATCGGTAAATGCACAAGTTCCAGGAACATCAACTTTTATCCAGTTGCCGGGCTTCTTTGATGAGAATCCTGCGGTCGGCGGATTGCCCTTTGGCGGCCCTCAGAACACCATTCAGTGGAACCAGGATTTGAATTGGACAAAGGGAAGCCACTCGATGCAGTTCGGCGGCCAACTTCTCTATATCCAGGACAACCAGGCCTACGGCGCGTTTGCCCAAGCTACAGAGCAACTAGGAGCAACCGCTGCGAGTGGCATTCAGAATCTTGTCAACGGCGTTCTGACTAACTTTCAAGCTGCGGTCAACCCCAAGGGCAGTGTTCCATGCGTCAAGAATCCGTATACTGGCGCGCTGACTCAGACGAGCGCATGCTCTATCAACCTGCCGGCAACGGCTCCTTCATTTGCACGAAGCGAGCGTTTTCACGACTGGGCAGCCTACGCGCAGGATTCGTACCGCGTATTGCCAAAGCTCACTCTGAACTTCGGCGTTCGCTACGAGTACTACGGCGTACAGCACAATAACAATCGCAATCTTGACTCTAACTATTATTACGGGTCTGGTTCGGACTATTATCACCAGATTCGCAATGGCCAGGTACTAACGACCCCGAATAGTCCGATTCATGGACTATGGCAGCCGCAATACGGAACTGTCTCTCCCAGAGCCGGATTCGCGTACGATCTCCTGGGTGATGGCAAAACCTCTCTTCGTGGCGGAGCCGGAATCAGCTATGAACGAAATTTTGGAAATGTTACGTTCAACGTAATACAAAATCCGCCGAATTATGCCGTGATCGTGCTGAACGGTGTGCCGGTGACGAGTTCCAATACCGGCCCGCTCGAAGGCTCCTCCGGAAGCGTGCCGCTGCCCCCAACCAGCCTGCGCAACGTCGATGAGAATATTCGCACCGCGCAGACGCAGTTCTACAGCCTGGCGCTGGAACATCAATTGGCGCGGAACACGATGGTGTCGGTTCAATATGCCGGCGCGCGTGGCATTCATCTGTACGACATAAAGAACATCAACGGCCTCGGCAGTGGGAATGTCTTTGCCGGGGATCCTCTTACGGATGGAAATGGCCACGTGGCTCTTACCCGTCTGAATAATCAATACTCGAACATCAATAATCGCGGTTCGAACGGCGATTCCCACTATCAGGCGATGAACATACAGTTCCAGGCTACCAATCTGTATCACTCCTGGTTGAGTTTAGTGGCTAACTACACTCTCGCCCATGCGACCGATGAGTTGAGTACCGCATTCTCCGAGACCAACAATGCGTTCTTCCTGCTTGGCTACATGAATCCCTTTAAGCCCTCCCTCGATTACGGCAACAGCGATCTTGATATTCGGCATAGGCTCGTTGTTGCGCCTATCTACAGCAGTCAGTTCTTCGCAGGTAGTCATGGAGCGATGAAGCAGGCACTTTTCGGCTGGCAGATATCGGGCATCTATTCGGTTCGTACAGGTACGCCATTCCCCTATTTCGATAGTACGAACGACTCCCAAGCAGGACAGGGCTACAACGTTCCCCGCTACACTCCTTCAACCCCCATCTCCAACCATACGTTCAAGTCGACCCATGGAGCAGACGGTGGAGGACAGAATGCCTATGTCATAGGCAACCTTGCGCCGGCGGTTTCATTCTCCAATCCCAATCTCGTGATACCGACTTTCCCGAATGGCATTTCTGATTGGGGACCGTATCCGACGAATATGACCGCGCGCAACGAATTCCGCGGCCCTGGCGCTTGGAACCTGGACGCAGCACTTAGCAAGACGTTTCCCATTCACGAGCGTTTAAACCTTGTCTTCCGCGCTGAAGGCTTTGACGTGTTCAATCATCACAATCTCTACATCCAGGAAAGCCTGGACGACGTTGCGAATGTAGGCTATGGTGTGCCGGTGCCTATCACTGCTTCGAAAGGCGGCATTGGCAATAATGGTGGGGCAAATGACGAACGCCGCTTCGGCCAGTTCTCTCTGGCGATCAACTTCTAG
- a CDS encoding LytTR family DNA-binding domain-containing protein produces the protein MPIQTLIADDELLARQKLRQLLRSEPDIEIVGEASTARDIHAIVHATAPQLLFLDVRMPGTDGLDAIAELACTAGVTLPRVILTTAYDHYALRAFELNATDYLLKPFSAERLHSAVLRARDQIRVEDRHKSRESAPSQYAARIIFKSRGRILFLPVLDIRWIGAEENYVRICTGTDTHLLRETMSSMEQRLDPELFLRVHRSAIVNLRYVKEVRTESRGDFMVHLVNGQKLPMSRGYHARINDLLSRAV, from the coding sequence ATGCCTATCCAGACACTGATTGCTGATGATGAGCTTCTCGCACGCCAGAAACTGCGCCAGCTCCTCCGCTCAGAACCGGATATTGAGATCGTTGGCGAGGCTTCTACCGCCCGCGATATTCACGCAATAGTACATGCGACTGCACCACAGCTTCTCTTTCTCGACGTACGTATGCCCGGCACGGACGGGCTTGATGCGATTGCGGAACTCGCATGTACCGCCGGTGTCACGCTGCCTCGCGTGATCCTTACGACCGCATACGACCACTACGCTTTGCGCGCGTTCGAATTAAACGCAACCGATTATCTTTTGAAACCGTTCAGCGCAGAGCGTTTACACTCAGCTGTATTGCGCGCTCGCGATCAAATTCGAGTTGAAGATCGCCATAAATCGAGAGAGAGTGCCCCAAGCCAATATGCCGCGCGAATTATCTTCAAATCGCGTGGTCGCATTCTTTTCCTTCCCGTGTTGGATATCCGCTGGATTGGGGCGGAGGAGAACTATGTCCGTATCTGCACGGGAACAGATACGCATTTATTGCGAGAAACGATGAGTTCGATGGAACAGCGCCTTGATCCTGAACTCTTCCTGCGGGTTCATCGCTCTGCCATCGTCAATCTGCGCTATGTTAAAGAGGTTCGTACCGAATCTCGCGGCGACTTCATGGTCCATCTCGTCAACGGGCAGAAACTCCCGATGAGTCGCGGGTACCACGCCAGGATCAATGACTTGCTAAGTCGCGCTGTGTAA